From Verrucomicrobiia bacterium:
GCGCAGGCGGCGTCTTCAAAAATCTTCACCCCATGCTTCCGGCCCAGTTCCAGAAACCGGTCAATGTCACAGGGCAGCCCCAATTGATGCACGATCATGACGGCCTTGGTGCGGCCGGTGATGCGCCGCTCCACATCCTCCGGATCCAGGTTGAACGTCTGGGGCTCCACCTCGGCAAACACCGGCTGCGCGCCCGCGTAACGCACAGCGTTGGCCGTCGCAATGTAACTCATGGAAGGCACGATGACCTCATCCCCTGGCCCCACCCCCAGCGCCACCAGCGCCAGATGCAACGCCGTGGTGCAACTGCTGCAGGCCACCGCATACCGCGCCCCGGTGTACTCGGCCACCAGGCGCTCAAACTCCGCCACCCGCGGCCCCTGGGTCAGCCAGCCGCTGGCGATGACCTCCTGCGCCGCCCGCGCTTCCTCGTCGCCCATGACGGGCTTGGTGATGGGGATCATGTGGCGTAAGCCTTCCATTGTTGCGCCGCCATGGCCTCCGCCCGCCAGGCCACCAGCCGGCGCAGCCCCTCTTCCAGGCTGATTTGCGCCTCAAACCCCAGCTTTTGCCGGGCCTTCGTCACGTCGGCCAGCCGCCGCGGCACCGGGTTGACCTTCCGCAACGGTTGAAACTCCGGCTGCACGTCCTCGTAGCCGGTCACGCGCAACAGCGTCTTCAACAATTGCAACAGTGTGGTCTCCTGGCCGGAGCCAATATTAAACACCTCGTCCACCACCTCGCTCCGGGCCGCCAGCACATTGGCCCGGGCAATGTCCTCGCTGTAAATCATGTCCATCGAAGTGCTGCCGTCCCCGTGAATCTTGGGCGCCTCGCCCCGGTCCAGGCAGTCCAGCCACCGGATCAGCACCTCGGTGTATTTCCCAAACACATCCATCCGCGGGCCGTACACGTTGAAATAGCGCAGCGCCACATACGGCAGGCGGTACATGTCGTAAAAATAGCGGTACATGCCTTCATTGGCCATCTTGGCCGCGCCGTACCACGTGCGGTTGTTGTAAGGATGATGGCTTTCCGGCGTGGGAAACACGTCTGCCGCCCCATAAATGGAGGCGCTGCTGGCCGCCACCAGCTTCCGCACGCCCGCCTCCACACAGGCCATGGCCACATTGAAGCTGCCCTGAATCAACACCTCCAGACACTCCCGCGGCTGCTCCGCGCAGGCCGTGATCCGGATGGCCGCCTGATGAAACACCACGTCCACACCGTCAAAGTGGGGCCGGATGTCGTCAAAATGCCGGATGTCCTTCTGCACCAGCTCCACCGTCCCATGCTGCCGGGCCCATGCCAGATTGTGCAGCGTGCCGCGGGTCAGATTATCCAGCACAATGATCCGCCCCACCTGCTCCTGGCGAATCAGCAAATCGGCCAGCGTAGAGCCAATCAGCCCCGCCCCGCCGGTGATCAACACTGTTTTACCCTTCAATTCCATGATGGATCCTCATTCCATATTCTTGCGCGGCATCAACCGCGCCGGCACCCCGGCCACCACCGCCCCCGGCGGCACGTCCCGCGTCACCACCGCCCCGGCGCCCACCAGCGCCCCCTCGCCAATCGTCACGCCACACAGGATTACCGCGCCGCTGCCAATGGCGGCCCGGCGTTTAACCCGCGTGGGGATGCACTGCCAGTCCGCGGTGGATTGCAACTGGCCGTCGGCATTCACCGCCGCGGGATAACGATCATTGATGAACATCACCCCGTGCCCGATGAAACACTCATCTTCAATCGTCACCCCCTCGCAGATGAACGTGTGGCTGGAAATCTTGCACCGTTCCCCTATTTCCGCCCCGCGCTGGATTTCCACAAACGTCCCTATCCGCGTGCCGCGGCCAATCCGGCAGCCGTACAGGTTCACAAAGCCATAAATCTGCACCCCCTCGCCCAGCACCACATCCGGCGCAATCCGGCTGAATTCAGGTGTCTTGCTCATAAAACCACGCGCCCCCCCTGCGCCTTGATGCTGCGCTGGGCCGCATCCAAAATCCGCACCAGCCGCAGCCCCGCCTGCCCGTCGGTCAACGGCGTGCGCCCTTCGCGGATGCACTGGATGAAGTGGGCCGCCATGCGCGCCAACGGCTCCTCGTTGGTAATGTGCGGCGCCCACATGTCCCCCGAGCGGTAACTGATCAGCACCTGCCGGCGCTTCTCCGGATCCTGGCCCACC
This genomic window contains:
- a CDS encoding N-acetyltransferase, with the translated sequence MSKTPEFSRIAPDVVLGEGVQIYGFVNLYGCRIGRGTRIGTFVEIQRGAEIGERCKISSHTFICEGVTIEDECFIGHGVMFINDRYPAAVNADGQLQSTADWQCIPTRVKRRAAIGSGAVILCGVTIGEGALVGAGAVVTRDVPPGAVVAGVPARLMPRKNME
- a CDS encoding SDR family NAD(P)-dependent oxidoreductase, yielding MKGKTVLITGGAGLIGSTLADLLIRQEQVGRIIVLDNLTRGTLHNLAWARQHGTVELVQKDIRHFDDIRPHFDGVDVVFHQAAIRITACAEQPRECLEVLIQGSFNVAMACVEAGVRKLVAASSASIYGAADVFPTPESHHPYNNRTWYGAAKMANEGMYRYFYDMYRLPYVALRYFNVYGPRMDVFGKYTEVLIRWLDCLDRGEAPKIHGDGSTSMDMIYSEDIARANVLAARSEVVDEVFNIGSGQETTLLQLLKTLLRVTGYEDVQPEFQPLRKVNPVPRRLADVTKARQKLGFEAQISLEEGLRRLVAWRAEAMAAQQWKAYAT